CAGGCTGTTTTCTGAGCTGCCTATGCGGCAGTGAAGGATCTGGAACGGGGCCTGCTTGTTCTCCTGGCTTTCTGAGCTGCCTATACGGCAGTGAAGCCGGGCCGCCCGGCCATTGTGTTCTGCGCGTCTTTCTGAGCTGCCTATACGGCAGTGAAGAACCGAGGGCAACGACGAGGCCATGTGTCTGCTTTCTGAGCTGCCTATACGGCACTGAAGGACGAAATCATGCGCCTACCGGGGCCAGTGAATTTCTGAGCTGCCTATACGGCACTGAAGCTGTGTCAGGGCACATGCCGTTGAAGACGTGATTTCTGAGCTGCCTATACGGCACTGAAGTAGACACTTTGATCGCTATGTCTCCGTTTTTAAAGAGCAAATACACCGGGCTGATGGGTTAACCCTCTTTTTTGCCCCTCATCTAACCCGTTGATTTTTATGGAGGCTAAATGAGGCACAGAAAAAAGGGTTTCACGAACGGGTTTCTGCTAGCGCTCCCGATGGCCGGAAGTTGCCTGGTCACGGTTGTTTTATCGCCCGTAAGTAGGCCCTTCGAACAACGCCTTGACGAATTCGTCCACCGGTTCAGGGAGCAAGTCTTGGGGATGATCGCCGCCGAACGTGGCGAGTCCGCTGCGACCTTTGATGATCGCTGAGCTCAGGGCATCGCCGGTGGCGACTTGAATGACCTCGATCTTGACCTCGACGCGGTCGGGGAGCATCGACCATTCGGTTGCGCGGTCTTCCCAGTGCAAGATGCTGGGAAAGATCAGCAGGTCCTGATCGGCCTGCTGCGCGGCGGCCAGGGCCTGGTCGAAGTCGTCGGTCTGGATGCCGATGCGGGCGGCGCGTACCTGACGCGCCAGAGAGGCCTGAATGATCTGTGCGGTGTTGCGGCCTGAGCCGTTATAAGTGTGATCGCCATACGCGCCGTCGGTGGGCGTGGAGACATAGAACTTCTGTGTGCGTAGCACAGGGGCTAGCGCTTGCTGTTGGGGTGTCCACTGGTGTGAGTCGGCGCAACCGGCAAGAGCCATCGCGGCAGCGAGTAGTAGAGGAAAGCGCATCGACAGGTCCTTGTCAGAGGTTATGGCTTTGTAATATCAACCAAAGCACAAGCGCTGTCGATGGCATGCAAGGGCGAGCGCCGGCTCTCCTCAGGCACTCAGGTGCTCATACAAAATCGTCGCCCCCACCAGCATCAGCACCACACCGCCGATGATCTCGGCGCGCTTGCCGACCAGGGTGCCAAGCACGCGGCCGAGCATTACGCCGAGGGTGACCATCACCAGGGTGGCCAGGCCGATGGCGGCGGCGGCGATGAAGATGTTGACGTCGACGAAGGCCAGGCCCACACCCACGGCCAGTGCGTCGATGCTGGTGGCGACGGCGGTGACGGCCAGGATCAGGAAGGAGTGCTGGCTGGATTTTTCTTCTGCTTCTTCGTCATCGCTCTTCAGGCCGTTGTGGATCATGTGCAGGCCCAGGCACACCAGCAGGGTGAAGGCGATCCAGTGGTCCCAATCGGCGACCCACAAGGAGGCGGCGTGGCCGATGGCCCAGCCGATCATGGGGGTGATAGCTTCGATGATGCCGAAGATCAGGCCGGTGCGCAGGGCTTCGATCAGGCGGGGCTTGTGCAGTGCGGAGCCTTTACCGATGGCGGCGGCGAAGGCGTCGGTGGACATGGCCAGGGCCAGGAAAACGAGGGAAATCGGGTTCACGGTTTGCTTCCAGCCGGGCTGTGGGACAACGACACTGCCACGCGCCCGGCTTCAGGCGTGTGCAATGTCGCTGGTCTCACCAACCTTGAAGGTGTTCGTACCACGGCTGTCGTGCCGAGAATGTTGATACGAACGCTGACGGTTGCTCGTCAGCAGGCTACTCCCCAACGGAAGCGGCGATTATATACAGGTCTTGGGCAAGGTGTCTGGTGGAGCACGCGGATCGCTCTGCGGTGCTACCTGACGGCGACCCTTCGGCGCTTTTTTGCCTTTGGCCCGGCCATTTCTTTTACAGTGTGTCTAGATAGCACCCCGCCATGAGGTACCCGTCAGTGCAGGATGAAACCCCTTGCTTGCTCAATACCCCGGCACGACAGGAAGCCGTGAACGCCCTGGCGTGTTTCAAAGGTGTCAGGGACGAGATGTTCGATGAGCTGATCCGCCTGGCAACCCAGCACTTCAATGTACCTATCGCGTTGATCTCGATCCTGGAAAACAATCGCCAGTGGTTCTGGGCCCAGGCCGGCATGGATGTGGACCAGACACCGCTGGTGGATTCGTTCTGCGCCACGGCGATTCTGGCCGATGACTTTTTCCAGGTCAGCGATGCCACCACCGATGCGCGCTTTCGCGACAACCCGCTGGTGCAGGGCAATCCCGGTATTCGCTTCTACGCCGGCTATCCGCTGGTGACCCTTGAAGGCCTGCCGCTGGGCATGTTCTGCCTGATCGATACCGAGCCGCGCGAAGAGCTGACGCGGGAGCAGCAGGCCACTCTGCAGCAACTGGCCAAGCTGGTCATGCTGCGCATCCAGGCGCTACGCGAAAGCAGCTATGTGGACGCCACCATCGGGTTGTTCAATCGCATCAAGTTCGAAAAGGATGTCGAGGCCTATCGCTGGTCTGATGAGCCGGTCACGGTGATTGCTGCCGACATGATTTCCCCGGCCTTTCTCAACGAGATCGTCAAATCGCTGGGGTATCCGTTTTCCACGCGGGTGATGCTGCTGCTCAAGGACAAGCTCAAGCAGATCATCGGCGCCCGCGACCTGTACAAGATCAGCCCCACCCGGTTCGGCTTCATGGTGCCCGGTGAGGTGGATCTGTCGGAGCTGATCGAGCGTTTGTCCCGGGAAATCCAGCAGCCCATCGAGTGCTCTGGCATTCCCCTGCAGCCGCGTGCCGGGTTGGGCATGCTCAAGCTCAGCCAACAGACCTGGCACGATGACTGGCTGCGTTGTCTGGTCAGCTCTGCCGACCACGCGCGGCACCGTGGCAAGGGCTGGGTGTACTTCGAGCCTGAGCTGGATCACGCGCAGGTGCGGGCGTTCAGGCTGCTCACGTCGTTGTCCAAGGCGGTGGAGCAGGAAGATCAGTTCTATCTGGAGTTTCAGCCCAAGGTGCATGCCGCCAGCGGCAAGATGTGTGGCGCCGAGGCGTTGCTGCGCTGGAAACACCCGGAACTGGGTCTGATCAGCCCGGCTGAATTCATCCCCCTGGCGGAAAAGACCCCGCTGATTCGCCAGATCAGTGCCTGGGTGGCACGACGTGTCTTGCAGCAGATGTCGGCATGGCAGGCTCAGGGGCATCGCTGGCTGGTGTCATTCAACGTTTCGGCCAGCGACATGGCTGACTCGGCATTCGTCGAGCGGATGATCGGCCTGTTGCGGCAGCAGACCATCGAGCCGAACCTGGTCGAGCTGGAGTTCACCG
The Pseudomonas sp. DTU_2021_1001937_2_SI_NGA_ILE_001 DNA segment above includes these coding regions:
- a CDS encoding DUF4823 domain-containing protein, with translation MRFPLLLAAAMALAGCADSHQWTPQQQALAPVLRTQKFYVSTPTDGAYGDHTYNGSGRNTAQIIQASLARQVRAARIGIQTDDFDQALAAAQQADQDLLIFPSILHWEDRATEWSMLPDRVEVKIEVIQVATGDALSSAIIKGRSGLATFGGDHPQDLLPEPVDEFVKALFEGPTYGR
- the mntP gene encoding manganese efflux pump MntP — translated: MNPISLVFLALAMSTDAFAAAIGKGSALHKPRLIEALRTGLIFGIIEAITPMIGWAIGHAASLWVADWDHWIAFTLLVCLGLHMIHNGLKSDDEEAEEKSSQHSFLILAVTAVATSIDALAVGVGLAFVDVNIFIAAAAIGLATLVMVTLGVMLGRVLGTLVGKRAEIIGGVVLMLVGATILYEHLSA
- a CDS encoding sensor domain-containing phosphodiesterase, with product MRYPSVQDETPCLLNTPARQEAVNALACFKGVRDEMFDELIRLATQHFNVPIALISILENNRQWFWAQAGMDVDQTPLVDSFCATAILADDFFQVSDATTDARFRDNPLVQGNPGIRFYAGYPLVTLEGLPLGMFCLIDTEPREELTREQQATLQQLAKLVMLRIQALRESSYVDATIGLFNRIKFEKDVEAYRWSDEPVTVIAADMISPAFLNEIVKSLGYPFSTRVMLLLKDKLKQIIGARDLYKISPTRFGFMVPGEVDLSELIERLSREIQQPIECSGIPLQPRAGLGMLKLSQQTWHDDWLRCLVSSADHARHRGKGWVYFEPELDHAQVRAFRLLTSLSKAVEQEDQFYLEFQPKVHAASGKMCGAEALLRWKHPELGLISPAEFIPLAEKTPLIRQISAWVARRVLQQMSAWQAQGHRWLVSFNVSASDMADSAFVERMIGLLRQQTIEPNLVELEFTESALMTTPELTHSNLQRIRACGIRLAIDDFGTGYSNWTYLRTLPATTVKLDQSFMRDACSNPKDRAVVTSIIQLAQNIGYEVVAEGVESEELFEQLRSWGCDQIQGYYVARPMSASALVDWARSRQV